From the genome of Spodoptera frugiperda isolate SF20-4 chromosome 7, AGI-APGP_CSIRO_Sfru_2.0, whole genome shotgun sequence:
GAGATACGTTTTATCGCTTGTACCACGGAAAGTCCTCCGTGCCTGGTTTAATTCCTGTCTCACgcgacagcacttccatccccatcatatagatagATGATTGTAAAAAAGAACAAGATGTGGTTTCATACCCATTGGTTGATGGTTGCAGCAGCGGCATCAGCGTTACCGAAATCAAGCTTGTCGACCTCACTGCAGCTGAATGATTGAACTGCTGAGGTGAAGGATTCTTTCAGGTTGTACTTGCTAGCCACATACACCTTGTTGGCAACCGTCAAAGTCTCCGCGTCTTGTTTGGACAACGTGAGGCTCAAATTTTTGTAAAGCGACTGGAAGTTGGAATGTAAGTGGATTTAGACCGTTATCTGGTTCcggaaatattaaaaacaaccaATGATATAGGCAGTATTGGATGACTTATGATATTTGTCTACTAACCTCAAAGTGGGGGCCACCCAAGAATCGAGTAATTTCATTCTGATGTGCCCCAGAATTGAACAAAGCCAACAAGATCATAAAACTGAGGGGTGATGCGACAACGTTCTTGTCCTCTCCCAAATTGTAAGCTTCCTGCAAACGTATTCAaagtcattataatattaaacggttttatttagcttgccccAAATTTTTGGGTCAAAAGCTCTTTGAATTTTACCCCCTCTTCTTGACGatagatcgatctgatatttagTATACATACTAAGAATGTATcaaatcttgatgaccatacaatacaatctaacttttttttaaagtatgtcATGTCATGGTGCAAACCAAACTCAACCCCAGAAGAGTTACTTGTGCATTCGCGGCGTTTTGAGGGTCAAGGATTTCAGAATTGGGgatttgaaaatttaatttggtTTACAGTACCACGTAGTCACTCacaacacacaaacataaagcaagcgttgttttacgctgggtttctgtgaggtcgtggtatcactccgggcgCCAAGCGGCCCATTCGTGTAAGtgcccaagcatggctctcccacactttatatagattgtgcacctctgtttatatttttagtttcatatgtGGTGTTGGGGACAGAACTCGCAGATCCCATACACAGATTCCATTATCCTTTTAATGTTTGAaccaaaaaatactatattacCCTAAGGAGCTGCATGGTGGTATTTGCTATGACTCTACCATGATTTCCATAACTGTCCGTGGTCGCCAGCGCCATGGCGGCTAGGCCTGAGGACGACGATAAAACttgttaaagcatttattttcgtTGGATATTGATGCATTTTATGATGTTATATTGAAgaagagtttgtttttgtttgttggaacgtgctaatcttcggaactactggtctgaattgattttttttgtgttggatagttgaTGTGTTGTTCTCGATGTATGTGtagaattttctaaaattctATTTCGGATTTGATCGAGTTATGCGTACTTAATGGACATTTCGGTGATTCTTAAGATAAATTTTAAGATGAaggataaaatatatacaaataatataaaaatcggTACGTACCCAATAAAATGATTAGCTTGATCATGTTGTCAGTTCAACAGGTCACACATTACTGAGTTTCTAAACCTTAACCTTCCTTTATATAGGTAACTATCTGAAGCACTGTACCTAATAATGTGCTGacgttaagggtgcttttccaccagagatgtgctatgctacgttgctgtggatgcgtttggcttccaccaatcatattcataggcacacatagcttagcactggtggaaactggttcaactaagatatgtttttatatggaacgaTGCGTggtatggatgacttccctgaAAGAAGGGCGGGTTCCGAGGAAAATGAGCGCATATCCATAAGATGTATCTTATGGATAGCACGCATCCAGTCAAACGTTACAGAGCTACGTACAGTACACAGCtacgtagcacagcacatctctggtggaaaaggaaCCTTTTACTGTTAATAGCTTGGCAACCATCTTACCGACGTGATAGGAAACATGATTCAATTAAATGTTGCTAAAGTCTATTACAAGTCATTAAGTATATCAAcactatttttaatgaaaaaaaaaactataaatattttatactttcatAAATAACGTCTATTATTTTAcatgaaattgaaatttaaaattgatattgtgTGCATGTGGGCAATGTGCACATGTATGTTGGGCTCGcattacatttgttttattaggtACCGTACCTACACATGACGCAGTTTCTGAAATGGTCtacttaccataaaaatattactaaataacTACTTATTAATTTGTCTGCTTTGCACGGCTATATATCTTTACCAACTTCCCCAGAGCCAGCCACTTGTTTTGTTTGCGGCCCGCCACGGCATTGAAAGGACCTGCATTTCCGGATAcctaacctaaaaaaaaaaaactaaatcagCCCTATCGTTCATGCACGATGTGATGATGGGTTTTTTTCACACTTTTGATCATAATTATCTATGAGAGATGACTGATAGACATTTTAACAATTGCAGTCTGaacttacttttaaataaaagcaGATACGGCGAACTGCCACTAAACATTTAGGAAACATTAAGATTGGTTGACAGTCTTCATTAATATTCTGACTGAACACTCAAGTTTGTGGCCACGGCTACTAGGAGGAAAACTGTACAAGCTGGGTATGGTAAAACCTACTCTTTTTTCTGTATTAGACGTGTGAAGTGCCAGAGGTGTCCTGATATCATGATCACGATCATTGTCTGTTAATTGTACGGAAATTCCTTGTTAATAGATACGTACTTACATaaccaattttcttttcttatctTTTCAGAATAGAAACTTCCGACATCGTTCAAAAAGGTAACACGTTGACAGGCAAGGTGTCTGTCACAAACTACAATATCCCGTTTGCTACGAAAACAAGCCGCGAGCATGTGATCGGCGGCGCGGTGAGCTTCCAGGTGAAGGTAGTTACAGCCATGCTCAGCAACGGACACATGATTGTGTACAACAATTTGATATTTGTACAGTTCCTGAAACGGCGACAGAACGATGAACTCAACTATACGATTAAGTTTTCCGCCCCAGAACTACACATACAGAACAAGCGATTCACTAGCGACGACGGCACGTGGCACTTGATCCACGAGAACAAGCGCCAGCAGTACACGTTCGAAGTAAGCATACTGTTGGAGGTGATGTCATGCATTAACTCGTTCGCGGTCTTGCATACCGACGAAGAGTTGACAGACTTTGAGCTGCGCGGGGTGGACGGGTCAGTACACATGCACCGCGCCGTGATGGCCGCCTCCAGCCCCGTGCTGCGCCGCATGCTGGGCGGTATGTGGCGCGAGACCGCGGAGGGCTGCGTCGACATGCCCGGCACCACGCGCGCCACTCTACAAGACCTGAAGGACTATGTGTATCTGGGCACGCTGCCCGAGTCAGGGCTGGAGGAGCTATTGCTGCTCTCGTCTTACTACATGATGCCAGAGTTGGAGAAGCGGTGCGTTGACAAGATCGTGCAAAACGTAACCGTGGAGAGCGCCTTCGAAGTGATCGAATTCGCGGCCAAGAACAAGATGACGCAGCTACTGCTGGCGGTGTTGGACTGCGTGCAGTCCGGCACCATCTGCGTCACCGCCATGCGGGATCACCTGCAGCAGGCCGAGTGAACTCGCACTGCTACCGAGCTATGCTTTACGCTGACAAAAACTACAAATGACGTAGGTACAGTGGAAgagtaaatatattaaaataagttgatttaacaaaaaacaagaaTCGTATTACCCCAGAGCGTACAAATGTGAACTTTTTCTACCAAGTAATGATAGCTAATGAAAGTgtgaatatttttcaatattttattgtattgaaaagtcgaaataatttatgtctGAAATAAGAGGTACGCGGTAGGTCTCCAGTTCTCCACTGTGGTGGCGAGATAGTAAACAAGCGCATTCTAGAAGTACCTAGGTCAATTATATccgtataaaaaaagtaaacgaTACCACAAtcgtttcaaaataaaaagctcGCTTAGACAGATTACAAAATGATATTTGTTTAGTATaggaaaaacaaaataagtccCTTTTGGTCGATTCGTATATCATATCGTTTTAAAATACAAGAGTGTGTTAAATGTATAAGcattttttaatactaaaacCAGTAATATTGTCAATGTATAAGTATTTGAGAATGTTATCTATCACATTGAGCTACCCGGGAGCCGCAGTGATGCTACTTGACGCTGCGGCGACGGTCTCAACACTACCTGTGAATGTCATAAATAAATCCAAAGAATCGTCGGAACATTGACGATTAATTCATCTTTTTAAGtccattattgaaataaatacctaaacttTGTTATGGCTATTCGAAGGAATAGTTTTTCATGTTGATCTCTGTAGGAGGctagattatattatataggtagtgCTCCATATAAAAACACCGTCTCCTTTACAGacgaaatatttgaatattatcaaaacattttattttgtatttgtattaccTTTAGGATTTTATCGTACTATTTCTACTTTTATGTGTACTATTTTAACTGACTGCAGCTATTTCCAGTCAGCTAACGATTCAAAATGAATTGTGTGTCTTTATTATGATGTAATGCTCATTCATTGTAGTATTTAGGTTCAGTAAGGTCCACTATCTTCATTGCAACATTTGATGATTGTATGCATTCGTCAAATACGATAGGCGAATTTAACGCAACCGCTTCATGGACAGTTTTTATTGGttctaagcaagatgcaagcCTTCGTCATTTGTAGGGCGCCTATTTACTGTGAAGGGTGCATgtattcgtcaaatgacgcaatGTGGATAGTTatcctaaataataaaatatacaattgtaAAGTCAAACTGTCATGTACATGTTTAAATACTCTGAACgtgttttaaattacataagtaaCTTACTAGTTATACACAGTGTATTCACATTTCTCCAACAAATACCAAGTATTTGTATCTACTAGTCTTCTCAatcgtatattttattataatttctactGAAAcctaattattacaaaatgtaatcTTCCTGTGAAATTAAGACTGGTTTTATAAATTGactgaatttattttgattgtgataattgtcttttgtatttttgtaatattaaagtaagCTAAACtcaataatgttgttttattacaaactatCTTGTGTGCTATGATTTTACTAGTGAATACGTCGAAGGGAAAGAGGTTATTGCAATTGGTTGCAATTTGTCAGAAGATGGTAGGTATGTATGCTGGTAATAAACAGCTCGGCAGCCATTAAGATATACCCTAGGTTTAATTTAATGTCAGCAGCCCGCTCCGGTCACTCTCAGAATTAATACCTGTAGAAAACATACCTGAAATATCTATCTacttgatataatatttttaagtcctTGTGTTGCCTCTCGTTCACCAGATTACCACCAAATTCAATACTAAAAATACTACATACTTacctaaatatgtttttttat
Proteins encoded in this window:
- the LOC118265787 gene encoding uncharacterized protein LOC118265787; the protein is MAFANFPISDSNWQQQQRIETSDIVQKGNTLTGKVSVTNYNIPFATKTSREHVIGGAVSFQVKVVTAMLSNGHMIVYNNLIFVQFLKRRQNDELNYTIKFSAPELHIQNKRFTSDDGTWHLIHENKRQQYTFEVSILLEVMSCINSFAVLHTDEELTDFELRGVDGSVHMHRAVMAASSPVLRRMLGGMWRETAEGCVDMPGTTRATLQDLKDYVYLGTLPESGLEELLLLSSYYMMPELEKRCVDKIVQNVTVESAFEVIEFAAKNKMTQLLLAVLDCVQSGTICVTAMRDHLQQAE